From the genome of Streptomyces sp. NBC_01116, one region includes:
- a CDS encoding zinc-binding dehydrogenase — protein MVRAAVLPAVGAPLEITDIVLPEPGPGQVRVSLAAAGVCHSDLSLSNGTMRVPVPAVLGHEGSGTVLAVGEGVTRVAPGDGVVLNWAPSCGACFHCGIGEVWLCADALKGTANLHARTADGTDLHPGLNVAAFAEETVVAANCVLPAPDGIPLTDAALLGCAVLTGYGAIHHSAKVREGESVVVFGVGGVGLAVLQAARIAGAARIIAVDVSPAKEELARRAGATDYVIASATTPREIRKLTGGQGTDVAVECVGRPATIRAAWESTRRGGRTTVVGIGGKDQEVTFNALEIFHWGRSLTGCVYGNSDPARDLPVLAGHIRAGRFDLSMMVTEHIALDAIPAAFDNMIAGKGGRALVVF, from the coding sequence GTGGTCCGCGCCGCCGTACTGCCCGCCGTCGGAGCTCCGCTGGAGATCACCGACATCGTCCTGCCGGAGCCCGGCCCCGGCCAGGTGCGCGTCTCCCTCGCCGCCGCCGGCGTCTGCCACTCCGACCTGTCCCTGTCCAACGGCACCATGCGCGTCCCGGTGCCCGCCGTCCTCGGCCACGAGGGCTCCGGTACGGTCCTGGCGGTCGGCGAGGGCGTCACGCGGGTGGCCCCCGGCGACGGCGTGGTCCTCAACTGGGCCCCCTCCTGCGGGGCCTGCTTCCACTGCGGGATCGGCGAGGTGTGGCTCTGCGCCGATGCCCTGAAGGGGACCGCCAACCTCCACGCCCGTACGGCGGACGGCACCGACCTCCACCCCGGGCTCAACGTCGCGGCCTTCGCGGAGGAGACCGTCGTCGCCGCGAACTGCGTGCTCCCCGCCCCCGACGGCATCCCGCTCACCGACGCCGCCCTCCTCGGCTGCGCGGTCCTGACCGGCTACGGGGCGATCCACCACAGCGCCAAGGTCCGCGAGGGCGAGAGCGTCGTCGTCTTCGGGGTCGGCGGCGTCGGCCTCGCCGTGCTCCAGGCCGCCCGGATCGCGGGCGCCGCCCGCATCATCGCGGTCGACGTCTCCCCGGCCAAGGAGGAGCTGGCCCGGCGGGCCGGGGCCACCGACTACGTCATCGCCTCCGCCACCACCCCGCGCGAGATCCGCAAGCTGACGGGCGGCCAGGGCACGGACGTGGCCGTCGAGTGCGTCGGCCGGCCCGCGACCATCCGGGCCGCCTGGGAGTCCACCCGGCGCGGCGGGCGCACCACGGTCGTCGGGATCGGCGGCAAGGACCAGGAAGTCACCTTCAACGCCCTGGAGATCTTCCACTGGGGCAGGTCCCTGACCGGCTGCGTCTACGGCAACAGCGACCCGGCCCGCGACCTGCCCGTCCTCGCCGGACACATCCGCGCGGGCCGCTTCGACCTGTCGATGATGGTCACCGAGCACATCGCCCTGGACGCCATCCCCGCCGCCTTCGACAACATGATCGCCGGCAAGGGCGGCCGGGCACTGGTCGTCTTCTAG
- a CDS encoding aldehyde dehydrogenase family protein codes for MKAHDQMYIDGAWRPAAGQDTIAVVNPADEQVIAHVPAGTAEDVDAAVRAARAAFPAWAATPPAERAARLTALADALAARKDTLAETITAELGSPLPLSQMVHAGVPVLVAASYAELAARHAFEERIGNSTVLLEPVGVVGAITPWNYPLHQIVAKVAPALAAGCTVVLKPAEDTPLTAQLFAEATEAAGLPPGVFNLVTGLGPVAGQALAAHEDVDLVSFTGSTAVGRQIGATAGAAVKRVALELGGKSANVILPGADLAKAVNVGIANVMSNSGQTCSAWTRMLVDAERYEEAVELAANAVTKYVPGERVGPLVNAKQQARVRGYIAKGVEEGARLIAGGPDAPLETGYYVSPTVFADVTPDMTIAREEIFGPVVSILRYEDVDDALRIANDTVYGLAGAVWAADDEEAVAFARRMDTGQVDINGGRFNPLAPFGGYKQSGVGRELGPHGLAEYLQTKSLQF; via the coding sequence ATGAAGGCCCATGACCAGATGTACATCGACGGTGCGTGGCGGCCCGCCGCCGGCCAGGACACGATCGCGGTCGTGAACCCGGCCGACGAGCAGGTCATCGCCCACGTGCCGGCGGGGACGGCCGAGGACGTCGACGCGGCGGTACGGGCCGCGCGCGCCGCCTTCCCCGCCTGGGCCGCGACCCCGCCCGCCGAGCGCGCCGCCCGGCTCACCGCGCTGGCCGACGCGCTGGCGGCCCGCAAGGACACGCTGGCCGAGACCATCACCGCCGAGCTGGGCTCGCCGCTGCCGCTTTCCCAGATGGTCCACGCGGGCGTGCCCGTGCTGGTGGCCGCCTCGTACGCCGAACTGGCCGCCCGTCACGCCTTCGAGGAGCGGATCGGCAATTCCACCGTGCTGCTGGAGCCGGTCGGCGTGGTCGGCGCGATCACCCCCTGGAACTACCCGCTCCACCAGATCGTCGCCAAGGTCGCCCCCGCGCTCGCCGCGGGCTGCACCGTCGTCCTCAAGCCCGCCGAGGACACCCCGCTCACCGCCCAGCTCTTCGCCGAGGCCACCGAGGCGGCCGGTCTGCCGCCCGGCGTCTTCAACCTCGTCACCGGTCTCGGACCGGTCGCCGGCCAGGCGCTCGCCGCCCACGAGGACGTCGACCTGGTCTCGTTCACCGGCTCAACCGCCGTGGGCCGGCAGATCGGCGCGACCGCCGGGGCCGCCGTCAAGCGGGTCGCCCTGGAGCTGGGAGGCAAGTCCGCCAACGTGATCCTGCCCGGCGCGGATCTGGCCAAGGCGGTCAACGTCGGCATCGCCAACGTGATGAGCAACTCCGGCCAGACGTGCAGCGCCTGGACCCGGATGCTGGTGGACGCCGAGCGGTACGAGGAGGCCGTGGAGCTCGCGGCGAACGCCGTCACCAAGTACGTCCCCGGCGAGCGGGTCGGCCCCCTCGTCAACGCCAAGCAGCAGGCCCGGGTGCGCGGTTACATCGCCAAGGGCGTCGAGGAGGGCGCACGGCTGATCGCGGGCGGCCCGGACGCGCCCCTGGAGACCGGCTACTACGTCAGCCCCACCGTCTTCGCCGACGTCACCCCCGACATGACGATCGCCCGCGAGGAGATCTTCGGCCCGGTGGTCTCGATCCTGCGGTACGAGGACGTGGACGACGCCCTGCGGATCGCCAACGACACCGTGTACGGGCTCGCCGGCGCCGTCTGGGCCGCCGACGACGAGGAGGCGGTGGCCTTCGCCCGCCGGATGGACACCGGGCAGGTCGACATCAACGGCGGCCGGTTCAACCCGCTGGCCCCGTTCGGCGGCTACAAGCAGTCGGGGGTGGGACGCGAGCTGGGGCCGCACGGCCTGGCGGAGTACCTCCAGACCAAGTCGCTCCAGTTCTGA
- a CDS encoding TIR domain-containing protein, with protein sequence MGGASRGEPGAYDAFISYSHAWDKDVAKAFQDALQGFDRPWYRPRSLRLFRDETNLAASPHLWREIEQGLARSRWLVIMACPSAAASPWVRQEIRWWLTHRSADTLLIGWTDGTLLWDSARAGFDWSHTDALPQQEMERAFEEEPRWVDLRWLRSPEQASAADPRLVECVAEFFAPLTGRSKDDVLGDHVRRHRQTRRVVRATLAALTVLFLLAVAGGVTAYTQRNEARAQTLVAQSRQLVAEASSIRDAQPDLARQLMVQAYRLAPTAEAVGALVDSYAMPRVVHGRGPVRAAVYSSRGLLAVADDGLRLFDPASGTRPVFTESVKRRTTALAFSPDGRRLAVGGPNGTVRLLDVTDAGSPRVLAETTGVGDRRDVAVLVLTSDGRLIAMTWKTGAVLDVSDPARPKPLGSLPDYPVAASPDGGLLVTEGRAANGGYLGHMRLWALSGSGGPRPVATIASPPVDNSESPQRAVFSPTGPLLAIAAEDSRVKLWDVADPARPVARADLYTRSRFGVYAVAFSSDARTLATGDSDGTVALWDVSDPLRPRSGARLSGHTRTVGRLSFSPDGHTVASADAHETLLDDRTGPHAVRLWAVSGSERTSTFTTLPTEGVFPPSFDPDSRVLAAGGRPTTVWSVDGATPPRLLSTVETVNPGGQAAAFGTDGRTLVSGTPLKAWDLTDPSRPRLSTRGAARTVGAKSLAVNPVLPLAAARGGPGDRAQVWDIGDPARPVLLGALDSAGSGHQDLAFSPDGALLAAPTRTGGVRLWRVARQAPPGPAGDLPAAKGVRALAFGPRGRSLLVGDETGTISTWDVSRPGHPVRRGASTRHTDAVSGLAFHPDGELVATAGLDGRIRLWDFRNPARPVEVTTLSTGALYHHTTVGFSPDGRLLAVTDGSGTRLWTVDRTGILQRLCAESPRITPDQWAQYLPDRPYDPPCS encoded by the coding sequence GTGGGCGGCGCCTCTCGCGGCGAGCCGGGCGCGTACGACGCGTTCATCTCGTACAGCCACGCCTGGGACAAGGACGTGGCGAAGGCCTTCCAGGACGCGTTGCAGGGTTTCGACCGCCCCTGGTACCGGCCGAGGAGCCTGAGGCTGTTCCGTGACGAGACCAATCTCGCGGCAAGTCCTCATCTGTGGCGGGAGATCGAGCAGGGGCTGGCCCGGTCACGGTGGCTCGTGATCATGGCGTGTCCGTCGGCCGCCGCGTCCCCGTGGGTGCGGCAGGAGATCCGCTGGTGGCTCACCCACCGTTCCGCGGACACCCTGCTCATCGGCTGGACCGACGGCACCCTGCTCTGGGACTCCGCACGGGCGGGGTTCGACTGGTCGCACACCGACGCCCTGCCGCAGCAGGAGATGGAGCGGGCGTTCGAGGAGGAGCCCCGTTGGGTGGACCTGCGCTGGCTGCGCAGTCCGGAACAGGCCAGTGCCGCGGACCCCCGGCTGGTCGAATGCGTCGCGGAGTTCTTCGCACCGCTGACGGGCCGGTCCAAGGACGATGTGCTCGGCGACCACGTACGCCGGCACCGCCAGACCCGCCGCGTGGTGCGGGCCACGCTCGCGGCGCTCACCGTCCTGTTCCTCCTGGCCGTCGCCGGCGGGGTCACCGCCTACACCCAGCGCAACGAGGCCCGTGCCCAGACCCTGGTCGCACAGTCGAGGCAGCTGGTCGCCGAGGCCTCGTCGATCAGGGACGCCCAGCCGGACCTGGCACGCCAGTTGATGGTGCAGGCGTACCGGCTCGCGCCGACGGCCGAGGCGGTCGGCGCGCTCGTCGACAGCTACGCGATGCCTCGGGTCGTCCACGGCCGCGGACCGGTGCGGGCGGCCGTGTACAGCAGCCGGGGCCTGCTGGCCGTGGCCGACGACGGGCTACGGCTGTTCGACCCCGCGAGCGGAACGCGGCCGGTCTTCACGGAGTCCGTGAAGCGCCGGACGACGGCGCTCGCCTTCAGCCCGGACGGCAGACGGCTGGCTGTCGGCGGCCCGAACGGCACCGTGCGGCTGCTGGACGTGACGGATGCCGGCAGCCCCAGGGTCCTGGCGGAGACGACGGGGGTGGGCGACCGCAGGGATGTCGCGGTCCTCGTCCTCACCTCCGACGGGCGGCTGATCGCCATGACGTGGAAGACCGGCGCCGTCCTCGACGTCTCGGACCCCGCCCGGCCGAAGCCTCTCGGATCGTTGCCCGACTATCCGGTAGCGGCGAGTCCGGACGGCGGTCTGCTCGTAACCGAGGGACGGGCCGCGAACGGAGGTTACTTGGGACACATGCGGCTGTGGGCCCTGTCCGGCTCCGGCGGGCCGCGCCCGGTCGCCACCATCGCCTCGCCCCCCGTCGACAACTCCGAATCCCCGCAGCGCGCGGTGTTCAGCCCCACCGGCCCGCTGCTGGCCATCGCCGCCGAGGACAGCAGGGTGAAGCTCTGGGACGTCGCGGACCCCGCCCGGCCGGTCGCCCGGGCGGACCTGTACACGCGGAGCAGGTTCGGCGTCTACGCGGTGGCCTTCTCCTCCGACGCGAGGACCCTCGCCACCGGGGACAGTGACGGCACCGTCGCCCTCTGGGACGTGTCCGACCCCTTGCGCCCCCGTTCCGGCGCCCGGTTGAGCGGCCACACCAGGACGGTGGGCAGGCTCTCCTTCAGCCCGGACGGGCACACCGTGGCGTCGGCCGACGCCCACGAAACGCTGCTCGACGACAGGACGGGCCCCCACGCCGTCCGCCTGTGGGCGGTGTCGGGAAGCGAGCGGACCTCCACGTTCACGACCCTGCCGACCGAGGGGGTCTTTCCGCCCTCGTTCGATCCGGACAGCCGCGTACTGGCCGCCGGCGGCCGGCCCACGACCGTGTGGAGCGTGGACGGCGCCACCCCGCCCCGGCTCCTCTCGACCGTGGAGACGGTCAATCCCGGCGGCCAGGCCGCGGCCTTCGGCACGGACGGGCGCACCCTGGTCTCCGGCACGCCCCTGAAGGCGTGGGACCTGACCGACCCGTCCCGCCCGCGGCTCTCGACCCGGGGCGCGGCCCGCACGGTCGGGGCGAAGAGCCTGGCCGTCAACCCCGTCCTGCCGTTGGCGGCGGCGCGGGGCGGTCCCGGTGACCGGGCGCAGGTGTGGGACATCGGTGACCCGGCCCGACCCGTTCTGCTCGGCGCGCTCGACAGCGCGGGCTCCGGTCACCAGGATCTCGCCTTCAGCCCGGACGGTGCGCTGCTGGCGGCGCCGACCCGGACGGGAGGCGTACGGCTGTGGCGGGTCGCCCGGCAGGCCCCGCCCGGCCCCGCGGGCGACCTCCCGGCGGCGAAGGGCGTGCGCGCGCTGGCATTCGGACCGCGGGGCCGCAGCCTGCTCGTCGGGGACGAGACGGGAACGATCAGCACCTGGGACGTGTCGCGGCCCGGGCATCCGGTGCGCCGGGGGGCCTCCACCCGGCACACGGACGCCGTCTCCGGGCTCGCCTTCCATCCCGACGGGGAACTCGTGGCCACCGCGGGCCTGGACGGCCGTATCCGCCTCTGGGACTTCAGGAACCCGGCCCGGCCCGTCGAAGTGACCACGTTGAGTACCGGTGCCCTGTACCACCACACGACCGTGGGCTTCAGCCCGGACGGGCGCCTGCTGGCGGTGACCGACGGCTCCGGCACCCGGCTGTGGACGGTGGACCGGACCGGCATCCTGCAGCGGCTGTGCGCCGAGTCCCCGCGCATCACCCCCGACCAGTGGGCCCAGTACCTCCCGGACCGGCCCTACGACCCGCCCTGTTCCTGA
- a CDS encoding MFS transporter encodes MTRAPRTGPGRGWLLRLVIAFAFAQGAVSMARPAVSYRALALGADEAAVGVIAGVYALLPLFVAVPLGRRTDHGRCAPLLPLGVLLISGGCALSGIASSLPAMAAWSGVMGLGHLCFVIGAQSIVARQSAPAEQDRNFGHFTIGASLGQLIGPVAAGALISGQGGILGRTSALALLVSAAVAAVALASLWRIEHRRAKGSGAGPGHKVPVRAILGARGVPAGIFISMAVLSATDILTAYLPVVGEHRSIAPATVGLLLSLRAAATIACRLVMSPLLRLLGRRALLTTSCLLAGLLCAGVALPVSVPVLAVMLAVLGFCLGVGQPLSMTTVVRAAPDRARSTALALRLTGNRLGQVAAPAAAGLIAGAVGVAAPFALLGVFLIGAAGLGLRGEGRPDPAPAPPDPAPAPPDPAPAPPAPHRSIADGRAARTGRTGPGRALKGPEA; translated from the coding sequence ATGACACGCGCACCGCGAACCGGGCCCGGCAGGGGCTGGCTGCTGCGCCTCGTCATCGCCTTCGCCTTCGCGCAGGGGGCGGTGTCGATGGCGCGGCCCGCCGTCTCCTACCGGGCCCTCGCGCTCGGCGCCGACGAGGCCGCCGTCGGCGTCATCGCCGGGGTCTACGCCCTGCTCCCGCTGTTCGTCGCCGTGCCGCTCGGCCGCCGTACCGACCACGGCCGCTGCGCGCCCCTGCTGCCGCTCGGCGTGCTCCTGATCTCCGGCGGCTGCGCGCTGAGCGGCATCGCCTCCTCGCTGCCCGCGATGGCCGCCTGGAGCGGGGTGATGGGCCTCGGCCACCTGTGCTTCGTGATCGGCGCGCAGTCGATCGTGGCCCGGCAGTCCGCGCCCGCCGAGCAGGACCGCAACTTCGGGCACTTCACCATCGGGGCCTCGCTCGGCCAGCTCATCGGCCCCGTCGCCGCGGGCGCGCTCATCTCCGGGCAGGGCGGGATCCTGGGCCGGACGAGCGCGCTGGCCCTCCTCGTCTCGGCCGCGGTCGCCGCCGTCGCCCTCGCCTCGCTCTGGCGCATCGAGCACCGCCGGGCGAAGGGCTCCGGCGCCGGTCCGGGCCACAAGGTCCCGGTCCGCGCGATCCTGGGCGCGCGGGGCGTTCCCGCGGGCATCTTCATCAGCATGGCGGTGCTGTCCGCCACCGACATCCTCACCGCCTACCTGCCGGTCGTCGGCGAACACCGCTCCATCGCGCCGGCCACCGTGGGGCTGCTGCTGAGCCTGCGCGCCGCCGCCACGATCGCCTGCCGGCTGGTCATGTCGCCGCTGCTGCGGCTGCTGGGCCGCAGGGCCCTGCTGACCACCAGCTGCCTGCTCGCCGGACTCCTCTGCGCGGGCGTCGCCCTCCCCGTCTCCGTCCCGGTCCTCGCCGTCATGCTCGCCGTGCTCGGCTTCTGCCTCGGCGTCGGCCAGCCGCTGTCCATGACCACCGTGGTCCGGGCCGCCCCCGACCGGGCCCGGTCCACCGCGCTCGCCCTCCGGCTGACCGGCAACCGGCTCGGCCAGGTCGCCGCACCCGCCGCGGCGGGGCTGATCGCGGGCGCGGTGGGAGTGGCGGCCCCGTTCGCGCTGCTCGGCGTCTTCCTGATCGGGGCGGCGGGCCTCGGACTGCGCGGCGAGGGGCGCCCGGACCCTGCCCCGGCACCCCCGGACCCTGCCCCGGCACCCCCGGACCCCGCCCCGGCACCCCCGGCACCTCACCGGAGCATCGCTGACGGGCGCGCCGCACGAACCGGGCGTACCGGGCCGGGGCGGGCCCTCAAGGGCCCGGAAGCCTGA
- a CDS encoding CitMHS family transporter, translated as MLTILGFAMIATFLVLIMTKKMSPIAALVLIPALFCVAVGQGAQLGDYVIEGVGNLAPTAAMLMFAIVYFGVMIDVGLFDPIVRGILKFCQADPMRIVVGTAVLAAIVSLDGDGSTTFMITVSAMYPLYKRLKMSLVVMTGVAATANGVMNTLPWGGPTARAATALKLDASEIFVPMIPALAMGLLAVFVLAYVLGLRERKRLGMLTLDEALAREPEPETVSTGAGGTGAGRAAGEDRLVKRTSAGGTGTAAGAGTDADPADADADGDGDDDEFQGLDPNRSTLRPKLYWFNAGLTAALLTAMIMELMPIPVLFLLGAALALTVNFPHMPDQRARIAAHADNVLNVSGMVFAAAVFTGVLTGTGMVDNMADWVVGAVPDAMGPHMAIVTGLLSLPLTYFMSNDGFYFGVLPVLAEAGAAHGVSPLEIARASLAGQALHMSSPLVPAVYVLVGMAKVEFGDHTRFTVKWAILTSLVVLAAGVLFGIM; from the coding sequence ATGCTGACAATCCTCGGCTTCGCCATGATCGCGACCTTCCTGGTCCTGATCATGACGAAGAAGATGTCGCCGATCGCGGCGCTGGTACTGATCCCCGCACTGTTCTGTGTCGCCGTAGGACAGGGAGCGCAGCTCGGCGACTACGTCATCGAAGGCGTCGGCAACCTCGCGCCCACCGCGGCCATGCTGATGTTCGCCATCGTCTACTTCGGCGTGATGATCGACGTCGGCCTGTTCGACCCGATCGTCCGGGGCATCCTGAAGTTCTGCCAGGCCGACCCGATGCGCATCGTCGTCGGTACGGCGGTGCTCGCCGCGATCGTCTCGCTGGACGGCGACGGCTCCACCACCTTCATGATCACCGTCTCGGCGATGTATCCCCTCTACAAACGCCTGAAGATGAGCCTGGTCGTCATGACCGGTGTCGCGGCCACCGCCAACGGCGTCATGAACACCCTCCCCTGGGGCGGCCCGACCGCCCGTGCCGCCACCGCCCTCAAGCTGGACGCCTCCGAGATCTTCGTGCCGATGATCCCGGCGCTGGCCATGGGGCTGCTCGCCGTGTTCGTGCTGGCGTACGTGCTCGGTCTCCGGGAGCGCAAGCGCCTGGGCATGCTCACGCTCGACGAGGCGCTGGCCCGGGAGCCGGAGCCGGAGACCGTGTCCACCGGCGCGGGCGGCACCGGCGCGGGCCGCGCCGCCGGTGAGGACCGCCTCGTCAAGCGGACCTCCGCGGGCGGTACGGGTACGGCGGCGGGGGCCGGCACCGACGCCGACCCCGCGGACGCGGACGCGGACGGGGACGGGGACGACGACGAGTTCCAGGGCCTCGACCCGAACCGGTCCACGCTCCGCCCGAAGCTCTACTGGTTCAACGCCGGACTCACCGCCGCCCTGCTGACGGCGATGATCATGGAACTGATGCCGATCCCGGTGCTCTTCCTGCTCGGCGCGGCCCTCGCGCTCACCGTCAACTTCCCCCACATGCCCGACCAGCGGGCCCGGATCGCCGCGCACGCCGACAACGTCCTCAACGTCTCCGGCATGGTCTTCGCCGCCGCCGTCTTCACCGGAGTCCTCACCGGCACCGGCATGGTCGACAACATGGCCGACTGGGTCGTCGGCGCGGTCCCCGACGCGATGGGCCCGCACATGGCCATCGTCACCGGTCTGCTCAGCCTGCCGCTCACCTACTTCATGTCCAACGACGGCTTCTACTTCGGCGTCCTCCCCGTCCTCGCCGAGGCGGGCGCGGCCCACGGGGTCTCGCCGCTGGAGATCGCGCGCGCCTCCCTGGCCGGCCAGGCCCTGCACATGTCCTCGCCGCTCGTGCCCGCCGTGTACGTCCTCGTCGGCATGGCGAAGGTCGAGTTCGGCGACCACACCCGCTTCACCGTCAAGTGGGCCATCCTCACCTCGCTCGTGGTGCTCGCGGCGGGCGTCCTCTTCGGCATCATGTAA